A DNA window from Undibacterium sp. YM2 contains the following coding sequences:
- a CDS encoding ornithine cyclodeaminase family protein: MIPYFTKEQVSIALPYAKLIPALRLAFTQEIISPKRHAHSLSEADSSSLLLMPVWQPQGQLGVKLVTVAPKNTDVPTVHAVFVLFDTKTGAPLALMDGEELTLRRTAAASALASSYASRHDARHLLLVGNGSLAPHIAIAHCQTRAITDISIWGRSVEKSASAAKIIREHAEFPAHIRVHVREDLAAACHEADIICCATTSKTPVVLSDYVKAGTHLDLVGGFKPDMREVDDELMSRATVFVDTYAGALAEAGDITQTLANGNLAKSAIVAELAELCADKHLGRKSNAEITLFKSVGTAIEDLCAANLVWGK; encoded by the coding sequence ATGATCCCCTATTTCACCAAAGAACAAGTCAGCATTGCCCTGCCCTATGCAAAACTGATACCTGCTTTACGCCTGGCATTTACGCAAGAGATAATCTCCCCGAAACGGCATGCACACAGCCTGTCTGAAGCAGACAGTTCCAGTCTGTTGTTGATGCCAGTCTGGCAGCCGCAAGGGCAACTCGGTGTCAAGCTGGTAACGGTGGCACCAAAGAATACAGATGTACCAACCGTGCACGCAGTCTTTGTTTTATTTGATACCAAAACAGGTGCACCGCTGGCCTTGATGGATGGTGAGGAATTGACTTTGCGACGCACTGCTGCGGCTTCTGCACTAGCATCATCCTACGCATCCCGGCACGATGCACGGCATTTGCTGTTGGTTGGCAACGGCAGCCTGGCACCCCATATCGCGATTGCACATTGCCAGACCAGGGCGATTACGGACATTAGCATCTGGGGCAGATCGGTTGAGAAGTCAGCAAGTGCCGCAAAAATAATACGCGAACATGCAGAATTTCCCGCACATATAAGGGTACATGTCAGGGAAGACCTGGCAGCAGCATGCCATGAAGCCGACATCATTTGTTGCGCGACCACCAGCAAGACACCGGTTGTGTTGAGTGACTATGTCAAAGCGGGAACACATCTTGATCTGGTAGGCGGATTCAAGCCGGATATGCGTGAAGTGGATGACGAGTTGATGAGCAGGGCCACCGTGTTTGTCGATACTTATGCAGGCGCCCTGGCTGAGGCAGGAGACATCACACAAACCCTGGCGAATGGCAACCTGGCAAAATCAGCGATTGTTGCGGAACTGGCCGAGCTTTGCGCCGACAAGCACCTGGGGCGCAAGAGCAATGCCGAGATCACTTTGTTCAAGTCAGTGGGGACGGCAATCGAGGATTTGTGTGCAGCGAATCTGGTGTGGGGGAAATGA
- a CDS encoding histidine phosphatase family protein: protein MAALYLVRHGQASFGNQNYDQLSELGEQQARHLGRWWAARDMQVSRVVTGALKRHQQTAQACLSEMLQQDVDGLDTSVWHCDAGFNEYNHHEVLARHVPAFDDPAAVKHFLMNTPNGKQAFQDIFAQAISRWMSGEHDAEYVESWNEFCQRCVVAMHKQLAIADDAKNIVVFTSGGTISALCQHVLGFPDPRFAELNWSLVNSAVTRFHLQPTAEGVLRPALAYLNNFSHLEVLNNPKAITYV from the coding sequence ATGGCAGCTTTATATCTGGTCAGGCATGGGCAGGCTTCATTCGGCAACCAGAACTATGACCAATTGTCTGAATTGGGCGAACAGCAGGCGAGGCACTTGGGCCGCTGGTGGGCGGCGCGTGATATGCAGGTGTCAAGGGTGGTAACGGGCGCGTTGAAACGGCACCAGCAGACTGCGCAAGCCTGTCTGTCCGAAATGCTGCAACAGGATGTTGATGGGCTGGATACCTCTGTCTGGCATTGCGACGCCGGTTTCAATGAATACAACCATCATGAAGTGCTGGCACGGCACGTACCCGCTTTTGATGATCCGGCAGCAGTCAAGCATTTCCTCATGAATACGCCGAATGGCAAGCAAGCCTTCCAGGATATTTTTGCCCAGGCCATCAGCCGCTGGATGTCAGGCGAACATGATGCTGAGTATGTAGAAAGCTGGAACGAATTCTGCCAGCGTTGCGTCGTTGCCATGCACAAGCAACTGGCAATTGCGGATGATGCCAAGAACATCGTCGTCTTCACTTCTGGCGGCACAATCTCTGCCTTATGCCAGCATGTACTGGGTTTTCCTGATCCACGTTTTGCTGAACTCAACTGGTCATTGGTGAATAGCGCGGTCACGCGCTTTCATTTGCAGCCAACAGCAGAAGGCGTATTGCGCCCAGCTTTGGCTTACCTGAATAATTTTTCACATCTTGAAGTATTGAACAACCCCAAAGCAATTACCTACGTTTAA
- a CDS encoding SDR family oxidoreductase has protein sequence MTTMFDLTGKVALVTGASRGIGEAVAKTLAANGAYVIVSSRKAEACEAVVAAIIAAGGKAEARACHIGEMAQIDALFADITATHGKLDILVNNAATNPHFGHITETDVSAFQKTVDVNIRGYFFMSSAGAKLMAKHGGGSIINVASVNGVVPGAMQGIYSITKAAVIAMTKSFAQECASMGVRVNALLPGATDTKFASALFHNPVILERALTRIPMKRIAEPDEMAGTVLYLASNASSYTTGACINVDGGYLVS, from the coding sequence ATGACAACAATGTTTGATTTGACCGGCAAGGTCGCACTGGTCACCGGTGCCAGCCGTGGCATAGGTGAGGCCGTCGCCAAAACCCTGGCTGCCAATGGTGCCTATGTCATCGTGAGCAGCCGTAAGGCAGAAGCTTGTGAAGCCGTGGTGGCAGCAATTATCGCTGCCGGTGGCAAGGCAGAAGCACGTGCTTGCCATATTGGTGAAATGGCACAGATAGATGCCTTGTTTGCCGATATCACAGCCACTCATGGCAAGCTCGATATCCTGGTCAATAATGCTGCCACCAACCCGCACTTCGGACATATCACCGAGACCGATGTCAGCGCATTCCAGAAGACGGTCGATGTCAATATACGCGGCTATTTCTTCATGTCTTCAGCCGGCGCCAAGTTGATGGCAAAACATGGCGGGGGCAGCATCATCAATGTCGCTTCTGTCAACGGCGTAGTGCCTGGTGCCATGCAAGGAATTTACTCCATCACCAAGGCAGCAGTCATCGCCATGACCAAATCCTTCGCACAGGAGTGTGCGTCTATGGGCGTGCGTGTGAATGCCTTGCTGCCAGGCGCGACCGATACCAAGTTTGCCTCGGCCTTGTTCCACAATCCTGTCATTCTCGAAAGAGCCCTGACCCGCATACCCATGAAGCGCATTGCCGAACCTGACGAAATGGCGGGCACGGTCTTGTACCTGGCATCGAATGCATCCAGCTATACCACTGGTGCCTGCATCAATGTTGATGGCGGTTATCTGGTTAGTTAA
- a CDS encoding LysR family transcriptional regulator, with translation MHLSRVDLNLFTVFVAIYTEGSVTRASQQLNLTQPAISHALNRLRQLFNDPLFVRQGQMMVSTPLARSIIEPVRQALRGLEVTLTENDKFDPALATKQFNLALRDVLESTALPPLMESITRQAPQINLAAIQVERRELVSELAAGSLDLAIDMLLPLPNEIHRQKVVQGNTVVLARRDHPVIQGKLDLDTYMQAEHILASSRRKGMGLEDFELSRLGLQRRIRLRCQHYFAACRVVSQTDLLLTMPEGYARIANEQFNNQILPLPAAMPSWDVYLYWHQNVENDPANRWLRQQVIEAFQDQTV, from the coding sequence ATGCATTTATCCCGCGTCGATTTAAACCTGTTCACCGTCTTTGTTGCCATCTATACCGAAGGCAGCGTGACCCGCGCCAGCCAGCAACTGAACCTGACCCAGCCAGCCATCAGCCATGCGCTGAACCGCCTGCGGCAATTATTCAATGACCCTTTGTTTGTACGCCAGGGCCAGATGATGGTCTCGACTCCGCTGGCGCGCAGCATCATAGAACCGGTGCGACAAGCTCTGCGCGGGCTGGAAGTGACGCTGACCGAGAATGACAAGTTTGACCCGGCACTAGCCACCAAACAGTTCAACCTGGCTTTGCGGGATGTATTGGAGTCCACGGCTCTGCCACCGTTGATGGAAAGCATCACGCGGCAGGCACCGCAAATCAATCTGGCAGCGATACAGGTAGAAAGACGGGAACTGGTCAGTGAACTGGCGGCTGGCAGCCTGGATCTGGCGATTGACATGCTATTGCCATTGCCAAATGAAATACACCGCCAGAAGGTAGTGCAAGGCAATACCGTGGTTCTGGCGCGGCGTGATCACCCCGTCATACAAGGCAAGCTGGATTTGGACACCTATATGCAGGCAGAACACATACTTGCCAGTTCACGCCGCAAAGGCATGGGTCTGGAAGACTTTGAACTGAGCCGCCTGGGCTTGCAAAGACGCATACGCCTGCGCTGTCAGCATTATTTTGCGGCTTGCCGGGTAGTCAGCCAGACTGATTTACTGCTGACCATGCCGGAAGGCTATGCACGCATCGCGAATGAGCAGTTTAACAACCAGATATTGCCGCTACCGGCAGCCATGCCTTCGTGGGATGTGTATTTGTACTGGCACCAGAATGTGGAAAATGACCCGGCCAATCGCTGGTTAAGGCAGCAAGTGATAGAAGCGTTTCAAGACCAGACAGTGTGA
- a CDS encoding DUF3579 domain-containing protein, whose product MADSKETQQVREFFIQGITSDGKQFRPSDWAERLCGAMSCFSPDGGRNSHLQYSPYVRPILLNGVRSVVVNEAIREIEPLAYHFVLSFAKDNDLQIIDACLLPDEPKAGK is encoded by the coding sequence ATGGCCGATTCCAAAGAAACGCAACAAGTACGCGAGTTTTTCATCCAGGGTATTACCAGCGATGGAAAACAATTTCGCCCCAGCGACTGGGCAGAGCGCCTGTGCGGAGCCATGTCCTGTTTCAGCCCTGATGGTGGCAGAAATTCACACTTGCAGTATTCACCTTATGTACGCCCCATCTTGTTGAATGGTGTGCGTTCTGTCGTGGTGAATGAAGCTATACGTGAAATTGAACCACTGGCTTATCATTTTGTTCTCAGTTTCGCCAAAGATAATGATTTGCAAATTATCGATGCCTGTCTGTTGCCTGATGAGCCCAAGGCTGGCAAATAA
- a CDS encoding acyl-CoA dehydrogenase translates to MDFQYSPKVKDLQARLIAFMDEHVYPNEKTFFGEIAANRKAGNAWIPTKVVEQLKAKARDAGLWNLFLPESGHGAGLTNLEYAPLCEIMGRAVWAPEVFNCSAPDTGNMEVFARYGTPEHQEQWLKPLLRGEIRSCFAMTEPAVASSDATNIESSIVRDGDEYVINGRKWWSSGANDPRCKVFIFMGKSDPDNADRHKQQSMIIVPRDTPGVTILRALPVFGYDDAPHGHGEVLFENVRVPASNILLGEGRGFEIAQGRLGPGRIHHCMRLIGLAERALEDMCKRSLTRVAFGKRVAEQGVTLERIANARILIDQARFLVLNAAQMMDTVGNKAAAKEIAMIKVAAPTMACQVIDWAIQAHGGGGVSDDFGLAYSYAQARTLRLADGPDEVHRNQIGKMELKKYAEKK, encoded by the coding sequence ATGGATTTTCAATACAGCCCCAAAGTCAAAGATTTGCAGGCACGCCTGATCGCTTTCATGGATGAGCACGTCTATCCAAATGAAAAGACTTTCTTTGGTGAGATCGCAGCCAACCGCAAGGCAGGCAATGCCTGGATACCAACCAAGGTCGTTGAACAACTGAAAGCCAAGGCACGCGATGCCGGTTTGTGGAATCTCTTCTTGCCAGAATCTGGCCATGGCGCAGGTTTGACAAATCTCGAATATGCACCGCTGTGCGAAATCATGGGCCGCGCCGTCTGGGCACCTGAGGTATTCAATTGCTCTGCACCTGATACCGGCAATATGGAAGTGTTTGCCCGTTACGGTACGCCTGAGCATCAGGAACAATGGTTGAAGCCCTTGCTGCGCGGCGAAATCCGTTCCTGCTTCGCCATGACAGAACCGGCAGTCGCCTCTTCTGACGCCACCAATATTGAATCATCGATAGTGCGTGATGGCGATGAGTACGTCATCAATGGCCGCAAATGGTGGTCGTCCGGTGCCAATGATCCACGTTGCAAAGTGTTTATCTTCATGGGTAAGAGTGATCCTGACAATGCTGACCGCCACAAGCAGCAATCCATGATCATCGTGCCGCGTGATACGCCGGGCGTAACAATTTTGCGTGCCTTGCCGGTGTTCGGTTATGACGATGCCCCACATGGTCATGGCGAAGTGTTGTTTGAGAACGTGCGTGTACCAGCATCCAATATCTTGCTGGGTGAAGGCCGTGGTTTTGAAATTGCCCAGGGGCGGCTTGGACCTGGTCGTATCCATCACTGCATGCGTCTCATCGGTCTGGCAGAACGTGCACTGGAAGACATGTGCAAACGCTCTTTGACACGTGTGGCTTTCGGCAAACGGGTGGCAGAGCAGGGCGTGACGCTGGAACGCATTGCCAACGCCCGCATCCTGATCGACCAGGCACGCTTCCTGGTCTTGAATGCCGCACAGATGATGGACACGGTAGGTAACAAGGCAGCCGCCAAAGAAATCGCCATGATCAAGGTGGCCGCACCAACCATGGCTTGCCAGGTCATCGACTGGGCGATACAGGCGCATGGTGGTGGTGGTGTGTCTGATGATTTTGGTCTGGCATATTCTTATGCACAGGCGCGCACCCTGCGCCTGGCAGATGGCCCGGATGAAGTACACAGGAATCAAATCGGCAAGATGGAGTTAAAGAAATATGCGGAGAAAAAATAA
- a CDS encoding PaaI family thioesterase, with the protein MKPAYEASNPDYAIQLKSLVLAMPMAKWLGIEFLKIAPGEVELEIAYREELSFVPGKMQATAIFAAADFAGVSAAGTLLPAGWINASIDCNLKIVAPADGEKLRARGRVVSNGKLLTVSAAEVFSVRDGEEVLCATALLTARNIELERK; encoded by the coding sequence ATGAAACCTGCATACGAGGCTAGCAATCCAGATTACGCAATACAGCTTAAGAGCCTGGTGCTGGCCATGCCCATGGCTAAATGGCTGGGTATAGAGTTTTTGAAGATAGCACCGGGTGAAGTGGAACTGGAGATTGCTTATCGTGAAGAACTCAGTTTCGTGCCTGGAAAGATGCAGGCCACAGCGATATTTGCAGCCGCAGATTTTGCCGGCGTCTCTGCCGCTGGTACCCTGTTACCAGCAGGCTGGATCAACGCCAGCATTGATTGCAATTTAAAGATAGTCGCCCCTGCTGATGGTGAAAAATTGCGGGCACGTGGGCGAGTGGTTTCAAATGGAAAGTTGTTGACAGTCAGCGCCGCAGAGGTTTTCTCTGTACGCGATGGCGAAGAAGTTTTATGCGCAACAGCCTTGCTGACGGCGCGCAATATCGAACTAGAAAGAAAGTAA